Proteins encoded by one window of Thermostichus vulcanus str. 'Rupite':
- a CDS encoding LptF/LptG family permease: MTTDFVDKAQPRTSPSPKGGFWGSLRLGAGFLELYLFKEMIRPFFLGVAGGTVMMLGNQLFIYADLLVKKGAPPLTILHILILNLPAILVVTFPIAGLFATLLTLGKMGADSEIIALRAAGIPYRKVFIPVLCIGLLVSGLALFTNEVIVPETNQKVKTLNKNLILAQDAILFNPEEIVRVDDDLWFHVGSIDPETGLMRDLIILDRKAETGHLRYPQVISAQTAQQVGQSWQLRDVVVRRYDQQGRTYYEGQVGEMELNIVNKLVGLIYAEKVPQEQRAGELWEQCQRHRQEQRPSADVARCLTEYHLKFAIPLASFFAVLVAAPLGLQTVRQTGRYGGVALAIVLVFIYYVLMSLGRAMGRVEHIDPWLAAWLPNMIFGGVGFSLLWRFLR, from the coding sequence ATGACCACTGACTTTGTCGATAAGGCCCAACCGCGCACCTCCCCTTCTCCAAAAGGTGGGTTTTGGGGATCCCTGAGATTGGGGGCAGGCTTTTTGGAGCTGTACCTTTTCAAGGAGATGATCCGCCCCTTCTTTCTAGGGGTAGCAGGCGGCACGGTGATGATGCTGGGCAACCAGTTGTTCATTTATGCCGATCTGCTGGTGAAAAAGGGGGCTCCCCCCCTGACCATTTTGCACATTCTCATCTTGAATCTACCCGCTATTTTGGTGGTGACCTTCCCGATTGCTGGCCTATTTGCCACCCTGCTGACCCTGGGCAAAATGGGAGCCGATAGCGAGATCATCGCTCTGCGTGCCGCCGGGATCCCCTATCGCAAAGTGTTTATTCCTGTGCTGTGTATTGGCCTGTTGGTGAGCGGTTTGGCTCTGTTTACCAACGAGGTGATTGTGCCGGAAACCAACCAAAAAGTGAAAACCCTGAACAAGAATTTGATTTTGGCTCAGGATGCCATTTTGTTTAACCCGGAAGAAATCGTGCGGGTGGATGACGACCTTTGGTTTCATGTTGGCTCCATTGACCCCGAAACGGGCCTGATGCGAGATCTCATCATCCTGGATCGCAAAGCGGAAACGGGTCACCTGCGCTACCCACAAGTGATCTCCGCCCAAACAGCCCAGCAAGTGGGGCAATCTTGGCAACTCCGGGATGTCGTGGTACGTCGCTACGACCAACAGGGGCGTACCTACTACGAGGGCCAGGTGGGGGAAATGGAGTTGAATATCGTCAATAAGCTGGTGGGTCTGATCTACGCCGAAAAAGTGCCCCAAGAGCAACGGGCCGGGGAGCTGTGGGAGCAGTGCCAACGGCACCGACAGGAACAACGCCCCTCGGCTGATGTGGCCCGCTGCCTGACGGAATATCATCTCAAGTTCGCCATTCCTCTGGCCAGTTTCTTCGCCGTCTTGGTAGCTGCCCCCTTGGGCCTACAAACGGTGCGGCAAACCGGACGCTACGGAGGCGTGGCGCTAGCGATTGTTCTGGTGTTTATTTACTATGTACTGATGAGCCTAGGGCGAGCGATGGGTCGAGTTGAACATATCGATCCTTGGCTGGCGGCCTGGTTGCCGAATATGATTTTCGGTGGGGTAGGCTTTTCTTTACTGTGGCGGTTTTTACGGTGA
- a CDS encoding LptA/OstA family protein, translated as MRRLFNSNLIVALVGSGVLAGLIGWALFIDIEEVVVEAPPAEQPASVSRRVDILGHRGGYQRWRLIAEQVDSQTGQQVFEQGAHGYFYGEPATQRQGEPDPFFDSSEQMTWRANQARYNATADELYLEEEVQVESDDGSLLLTNALKVTPEERIEVPGEFTLKGQEMLLHGRSGSFNFQFALLSAQQGKLIVLPPGRGLNPARDGASMPEAHSPAATQIAMADSASTPQWLASAAADPDSTTITADQITYDRTNQVAQGEGNLRIQESGLEIRAPQGTYLRQQAQSILSGGVVLRELASDGNRDPLLADLTLAQASPDPESGQDQEVTIIADRLTYDRNTQIAQGEGNLEIQQGETIIQSAQGTYRRRESQSILTGGVTLREPGRVLTSVRLEGNHRDKIFFFEEDVLYRQMAASTPAPEGGSLTDELRQAETEVRAARLVYNSRTGTSEFSDAVEFIQRGRKARAMRATITPERVELSGDVLIEQIEGDWLAQRLANPETQADVDQPTVIYADRVEIDQASSDARFFGNVVIVQANRAIEGDRADYFDQEQIFKITAERDPVVLCDRGEMNPIQRGSTETLPGRDALDQMCRGANRLSGKLVTLNMDRDEYTVEGDETQQGMFQFRITDSL; from the coding sequence CGGGGAGGCTATCAGCGTTGGCGGTTGATCGCCGAACAGGTGGACTCGCAAACCGGGCAGCAGGTATTTGAGCAGGGGGCACACGGGTACTTCTATGGGGAACCTGCCACCCAACGCCAGGGAGAGCCGGATCCCTTCTTTGACAGCAGCGAACAAATGACCTGGCGAGCGAACCAAGCCCGCTACAACGCCACCGCCGATGAGTTGTATCTAGAAGAAGAGGTACAGGTGGAAAGTGACGATGGCAGTCTGCTGTTGACGAATGCTCTCAAAGTAACCCCAGAAGAGCGCATTGAGGTGCCAGGAGAGTTCACCCTGAAGGGGCAAGAAATGCTGCTGCATGGCCGCTCTGGCTCCTTTAATTTTCAATTTGCCCTCCTCAGTGCTCAGCAGGGCAAGCTGATCGTGTTGCCCCCTGGTCGCGGCCTCAACCCCGCCAGAGACGGGGCGAGTATGCCAGAGGCGCATAGCCCTGCTGCCACCCAAATTGCTATGGCCGACAGTGCCAGCACCCCGCAATGGCTGGCCAGTGCCGCTGCCGATCCCGACTCCACTACGATTACTGCCGACCAGATCACCTATGACCGCACCAACCAAGTTGCTCAAGGGGAAGGCAACCTGCGGATTCAAGAAAGTGGCCTTGAAATTCGTGCCCCTCAGGGCACTTACCTGCGCCAGCAGGCCCAAAGTATTCTGTCTGGGGGGGTGGTTTTGCGGGAGTTGGCCAGTGATGGCAACCGGGATCCCTTGCTGGCGGATCTCACCCTGGCTCAGGCTTCCCCCGACCCCGAGTCTGGCCAAGATCAAGAAGTGACGATTATCGCCGACCGCCTTACCTACGACCGCAACACCCAAATTGCCCAAGGGGAAGGCAACCTGGAGATCCAACAGGGGGAAACTATTATTCAATCTGCACAAGGCACCTACCGCCGCCGCGAATCCCAGAGCATTCTCACGGGGGGCGTTACTCTGCGGGAGCCGGGCCGGGTGCTCACTTCCGTTCGCCTAGAGGGCAACCACCGTGACAAGATCTTCTTTTTTGAGGAAGACGTGCTCTACCGGCAGATGGCTGCCTCCACTCCCGCTCCAGAAGGGGGATCCCTGACGGATGAGCTGCGGCAGGCGGAAACCGAAGTGCGGGCTGCCCGGTTGGTCTACAATTCCCGCACCGGAACCTCAGAATTTAGCGATGCTGTGGAGTTTATCCAGCGGGGGCGGAAAGCTAGGGCGATGCGAGCCACCATTACCCCTGAGAGGGTGGAGCTGAGCGGGGATGTACTGATCGAGCAAATTGAAGGGGATTGGCTGGCGCAACGGTTGGCCAACCCAGAGACGCAGGCGGATGTGGATCAACCCACAGTGATTTATGCGGATCGGGTGGAGATTGACCAGGCCAGCAGCGATGCCCGCTTTTTTGGCAATGTGGTGATCGTGCAAGCCAATCGAGCTATTGAAGGGGATCGAGCCGATTACTTTGATCAGGAACAGATTTTCAAAATCACCGCCGAACGGGATCCCGTCGTCCTCTGTGACCGGGGTGAGATGAACCCAATCCAGCGCGGCAGTACCGAAACTTTGCCCGGTCGGGATGCGTTGGATCAAATGTGCCGGGGTGCCAACCGCCTCAGTGGTAAGTTAGTGACCCTCAATATGGATCGGGATGAATACACCGTCGAAGGAGATGAGACGCAACAGGGGATGTTTCAATTTCGCATCACCGATTCTCTCTAG